DNA from Nitriliruptor alkaliphilus DSM 45188:
GATCGTGACGCGCAGACCGCGATCGTCCAGGACGCCCGGGCGGCGTTCAGCGCGGCCCGCAGCGCCCGCGAGCCGGTGCAGATCGAGGTCGAGGCCGACGAGGACGGGGCTTCCCTCGCGCGGACCCCGTCGCGCAGCGAGCAGATCGACGCCGTGCTCGCTGCGGTCCCGAGCCTCGGTGAGGAGGTGGCCGAAGCGCTGGTCGCCGTCTCCGATGACGATCTCGACGCCGTCGAGCGCGAGACGCTGGGCCTCGTCACCAACCTCGCCCGCGAGCGGGTGACCGCCGAGGACCTCGACCCGGTCGTCGATGCTGCGGTCGAGGAGGAGACCGCGGTGCGGGCGTTCCCCGGCGACACCGGTCGGGAGGTCGCGGCCCCGCTCGCGCGTGCGGTGATGCGCCCGACCCTGGTGACCGACGCCGAAGCCACCCGCGAGGCCCGGCAACGGGCCGCCGAGGAGGTCGGCGAGGTCGCCCGGGTGTGGAACGCGGGCGAGGCGATCGTGCGGCAGAACCAGGTCGTCGAGTCGCTCGAGTTCCGGGCCATCGAGCGCCTCGGCCAGCTCGGTTCCTCGCCGCTGCGCGCCCTCGGGCGCAGCGGCATCGCGTCGCTGCTGCTGATCGCCGTCGCCGCCGTCTACCTGCAGCGGATGCAGCCGCGGGTCTGGGTCAGCGGCAAGAAGCTCATCCTGCTCGGGGTGTTGACGTCGGCGTTCGCGGCGTTGGTCGTCGGGACCAGCGTGGTCACCGATCTGACCTCACCGGGCATCGCGTACGTGGTGCCCGCGGGCGCGTACGCGATGCTGGTGGCGCTGCTGATCCACCCGGTGGTCGGTATCGCCACGATGCTGCCGGCGGCGGTCCTGGTGCTGCTCGCCTCGCCGACCCGCGGGGCGTTGGCGCTGTTCGCGGCGGCCACCGTGCTGGTCAGCGTCCCCCTCACCACGCGCATCGCAGCCCGGTCCGACCTGCGGTCGGCCACCCTCCGGGCGGCGGTCGCCTACCCGCTGCTCGCGGTCGGGACCGTCGCGGTGTTCGGCCCCAACGACGACCTCCTCGTGGCGCTCGGCGCCGGCGCGCTCGGTGGTCTCGCGACGGCGCTCGTGGTCCAGGGCGCGATGCCGTTCCTGGAGAACCTCTTCCGCCTGCCCACGGTGACCGCACTGCTCGACCTGTCGGACCGCAACCACCCGCTGCTGCGCGAGCTCGAGACCAAGGCGCTCGGGTCCTACAACCACTCGGTGATGGTCGCCTCGCTGACCGAGCGTGCCTGTCGCGAGGTGGGCGCCGACCCGCTGCTCGGGACCGTGGCCGCCCTCTACCACGACATCGGCAAGGTGCGTCAGCCGCACTTCTTCATCGAGAACCAGCAGGGCATCGCCAACCCCCACGACGACCTCGAGCCGGAGGTCAGCGCCGTCATCATCCAGAACCACGTCAAGGACGGGGTCGAGATGGCGACCGAGTACCGGCTGCCGCCCGAGGTGGTCGCCTGCATCGGCTCGCACCACGGCACCATGCTCGTGGGCTACTTCTACGACAAGGCGGTCAAGGCCGCGATCGCGGCGGGTGGAGACGCCGACGAGGTGGACGAGGGCCACTTCCGCTACCACGGCCACAAGCCCCGGTCCAAGGAGGCCGCGATCCTGCTGCTGGCCGACTGCTGCGAGGCGACCACGCGGGCCATGGCCATGTCGCGCGGCACGTTGCCGCGCGACGAGATCGAGGACACCGTCGACCGGCTCCTCGAGGAGCGCGTCGACGACGGACAGTTCGACGACTGCGACCTGACCTTCCGCGAGCTGCGGGCCGCGCGCGACACCATCGTCGAGTCGCTGGTGGGCATCTACCACCCGCGGATCGCCTACCCGGCCAAGCCCGCCGGCGAGGAGGGCGCGAGCGAGGCGGAGCGGCCGAAGCAGGCCCAGCGGTGATCTGCGCCGGTCACTCGCCGAGCGCGAAGCCCTCGTCGAGCAGCCGCGGCGAGTAGCTGCGGAACGCGATGACGGTCTCGGAGGTCTCGATGCCCGCGATGGCGCCGATCCGCCCGGTCACGACGTCGGCGAGGTCCTCGTTGTGGGCGACCACGACCTTCGCGATGAGGTCGTAGCGTCCGGTGACCGAGTACACCTCGCGGACGCCCGGCACCTCGGTGAGCAGACCGGCGACCTCGCCGACGCGGGCGACGTCCACGTCGAGCAGCACGAAGGCGGTGATCACCGGTGACCTCCTCGGGGCGGGTTCACGAGCCTAGCGACGACCCCTTCGCGGCCCGGGTGGCCGCCGTCATCGCCGCCACCTGCCCCGGTGAGGTCGTCACCTACGGCGAGGTGGCGGCCGAGGCGGGCCACCCCGGCGCGGCGCGGGCCGTCGGGCGGGTGCTGCGCGGCTCGGGCGGCACGCTGCCGTGGTGGCGGGTGGTCACCGCCTCGGGGCGGCTGGTCCCCGGGCTCGAGTCCGAGCACGCCGACCGGCTCGAACGCGAGGGCGTGGCGGTCGATCGGGCCCGCGGGCGGGTGTCCCCGCGCCGCGCCGCCGGCGGTCAGCGCTGACGGAGCAGCTCGAGCGCCTCGTCGGCGTGCCTCTCCATGTCGGTCTCGCTGTTGATCGCACCGAGCAGCGTCAGGTCGGTGTCGACCACGAACGTCTGGCGCTTGCTCCACAGGGGGCCCGGCCGCTTGGCACCGAACGCCTTGGCCACCGCACCGGCGGGGTCGGCGAGCAGCGGGTAGTCGAACCCGTGGCTCTCGGCGAAGCGCGCCTGGGTGGCGACGTCATCGCGGCTGACCCCGACCCGGTTGGCCCCGACCGCGGCGAACTCGGCAGCGAGGTCGCGGAAGTGACACGCCTCGGCGGTGCAGCCGCCGGTGAAGGCCTTGGGGTAGAAGAAGACCACCAGCGGTCCGTCCGCGGCGAGCTTGCCGAGGGTGGTGACCTCGCCGGTGTGGAGGGTCACGTCGAGGTCGGGCAGTCGCTGGCCAGGGCTGGGCACGGTGGGGCCTCGTGTCGGAGGGCGGGCACGGTACGCGGGCGCACGTGACGGGGGTTGCCCGCACCGGGCGCGTCGGTTGGCGACCTCCGCCTCCCGGGTAGGGTCCGGGGAGGCGGACGATGCGGGAGCACTTCGGTGGCCGAACGAGGCGTGCTGCACCACCTCGAACTGTACGTGGGCGACCTCGAGCGGGCCTACCGGTTCTGGGGGTGGCTCCTCGGTGAGCTCGGCTACGAACCGCACCAGGAGTGGGACGAGGGCTGCTCGTACCGCTCGGGGGACACCTACCTGGCGCTCGTCGAGGCGCCCGAGGGCGCCCGTGAGCTCGATCGCCGCGACGTCGGGGTCAACCACGTCGCCTTCCACGCGGGCAGCCGCGCCGACGTCGAACGGTTGAGCGCTGAGCTCTCGGAGCGCGGCGGCCGCTTGCTGTACGCCGACCGTCACCCGTACGCTGGTGGCGAGGACCACTTCGCGGCGTTCTGCGAGGATCCCGACGGGCTGAAGGTCGAACTGGTCGCCAGCTGACCCCGGCCGGGTGCCCGGATGCACGTGAACTATGCGCCCTGCGCGCGTTCGGCGCCGACGGGGGATGCGTCGGCCGACGGGGGGCGTTGAACCCGCTGTGCCCGTCAGGCGGCGTCGCGACCCGTCCTGACGACCACCACCGTACAGCCCGGACGCGCTCCCACTGTCCGACGGTGGGCACCACACCCTCGGCGGCTCCGAACCAGCCGTGCGAGGGTGATTCCGCTCCCACCCCGCCAGGAGGCCACGTGAACCCCGTCGAGCTGCCGACCGCCGAGATCGCGGTCGAGGAGCTGCTGGAGCGCTCGGCAGAGCGCGGCTTCGTGCTGCTCTCCGAGCTCCAGGAGCTGTACGTCCCCGAGTTGCACGGCCAGACCTGGATCGACGACGCCATCACCTCGGCCCGGGACGCCGGGGTGCAGGTCATCGACGACGTCGCCGACGACGCTCCCGAGGCGCTCGCCGACCCCACCGCGGCCCTCACCACCGACCTCGTGCGCCAGTACCTCAACGACGCCGGCCGCCACGCCCTCCTGACCAAGGAGGACGAGGCGGACCTGGCCAAGCGCTACCAGGCCGGTCTCGCCGCCGACGAGATGCTCAGGGAGAAGGCCGGGCCGCTGGCCCGCGCCCGCAAGGCGCGCCTGCGCACCGTCAGCCGGGACGGCGCCAAGGCCAAGGAGCGCATGGTCCAGGCCAACCTGCGTCTGGTCGTGCCGCAGGCCCGCAAGTTCTCGGGTCGTGACCTCGACTTCATCGAGCTCATCCAGGAGGGCAACCTCGGGTTGCTCCGTGCGGTCGAGAAGTTCGACCACACCAAGGGCTACAAGTTCTCGACCTACGCGGTGTGGTGGATCCGTCAGGCCCTCCAGCGCGGCGTGGCCAGCAAGGGCCGCACCATCCGCGTGCCGGCTCACGTCTGGGAGCTGTACGGCAAGCTGCGCTCGGCCGAGCTGCGCCTGCGCCAGCAGAAGGGCGGCGATCCCACCGAGGAGGAGATCGCGGCGGAGGTGGGCCTGACCGCCACCCGTGTCCGTGAGGTCCGCGAGGCGATGCAGGAGCTGGTCAGCCTCGACCGGCCGATCGGTGAGGACGGCGACGCCACCATGGGCGACCTGATCGCCGACCACGGCGTGGTCGACCCGGCCGACACGGCCCTCGAGGGTGACGCGATGTCGCAGATCGAGGCAGCCCTCGACGCCCTCGACGACCGCGAGCGCATCATCCTGGTGCTCCGTTTCGGGCTCGGTGGCGAGGAGCCACAGACGCTCGAGGAGATCGGCGCCCACTTCGGCCTCACCCGCGAGCGCATCCGCCAGATGCAGAACCGGGCGCTGGCCAAGCTCCGTCACCCGTCGCGGGCCCACAACCTGTCGGGTCTGCTCGACGTGCTCGACCGAGCAGCCTGAGACCGCTCGTCGCTGCGTAGGCTCCCCGGTCCCCACCCGACCGGGGAGTCTCGCTGTGGACCTCACCACCCGCACGCACCGCCGGCTGCTCGCGGTGGTCGCGGTCATCATGGCTGTGACGGTCGTCGGGCTCGTGCTGCTGTGGCCCTCCGCGTCGGCGTTGCCCGACCGCGCGGAGCCGCCCGAACCGCTGGTGTCGGGCCGCATCCTCGCGGTCGAGATCTCCGGGGTGTCGGACGACCCGATGTTCGGCGGCGGGCAGCTGGCGACCGTCGACGTGGAGGTGCTCGAGGGGCCGGACGAGGGGCGGGTCGTGCAGCTGACCGTCGACCTGTCCGGCTACCCGGACTTCGGACCGGGGGACGGGGTGGAGCTCGCCCGGTCGAGGGCTCCTGACGGCACCGTCGACTACTTCATCACCGACTTCCCGCGGTTGCCCACCCTGGCCGTGCTCATCGGGATGTTCGTCGCGGCCGTGCTGATGATCGGTCGCTGGCACGGCTTGCGGTCCCTGATCGGGCTGACGCTGTCCCTGGTCCTGGTGGTGCGGTTCATCGTGCCGGCCATCCTCGCCGGATCGCACCCACCGCTGGTCGCGCTCGTCGGAGCGCTGGCGGTCATGGTGGTGACCCTCTACCTCGCGCACGGCGTCAACGAGATGACCACGGCGGCCATCGTCGGCACGGCAGGTGCGCTGACCCTCACCGTCGTCCTCGGGCTGGTGTTCATCGATGCGGCGTCCATCACCGGCTTCGCGTCGGAGGATGCCGTCTTCGCCCGCCAGCAGGTGTTCGACCTCGACCTGCAGGGGCTGGTGCTCGCCGGTCTGATCATCGCTTCCCTCGGTGTGCTCGACGACGTGACCGTGTCCCAGGCCTCGACGGTGTTCGCCCTCCACGACACCGACCGCACGCTGCCGTTCACCGCCCTGTTCGCGCGGGCGATGAAGGTGGGGCGCGACCACATCGCGTCCGTGGTCAACACCCTCTTCCTCGCCTACGCCGGTGCGTCGCTCCCGCTCCTGGTGGTGTTCTCGACCGGCGGGCTCGGCACGGGCGAGATCGTCAACTCCGAGGTCCTCGCCGTCGAGATCGTCAAGACCGTCGTCGGCTCGCTCGGCCTGATCGTCGCCGTGCCACTGACCACCGCGCTCGCGGCCGCCGTGGCCGTGCGCCGGGCCGAGGATGCCCCCGTCGTACCGGTCCACGTCCACGCCCACGGCCCCGACGACGTGCCGAGCCACCACCCTGAGGAGGCCGACCTCGAGGAGGCCGACCTCGACGACGACGCCCGCGCCGCGCGCGCCTGGTCGCGGTACCTGCGCGAGCACGGGGTGGATCCGGACCGCACCGATGACGACGATCTCGACCGGGGGCCCGAGGGGCCGCGCGGGTAGGGTCCGCCGCCGGTCATCGCTCGGGAGGGTGCGTACGTGGACGGCGACAGCCTGCTCGTGGGGATCGGCCTGCCGGTCGCCCTGTTCGTCATCATGACGGGCATCGGGCTCACGCTCACCACCGGCGACTTCCGCCGCGAGGCCGCCGCACCGCGCGGCATGGTGGTCGGCGCGATCGGTCAGCTGCTGGTGATGCCGCTGGTGGGGATCGGCATCGTGTGGCTGCTCGGGCTCCAGGGGGTGATCGCGGTGGGCGTGGTCATCGCCGCCACCGTCCCGGGCGGGACCACCTCCAACCTGATCGCCTTCCTCGGTCGCGCCAACGTGGCGCTGTCGATCGTGCTGACGGTGGTGGCGTCCCTCGCGACGGTCGTGACCATCCCGATCGTGGTCAGGTTCGCGCTCGAGCGGTTCGGCGACGGCCAGCGGGCGGTCTCGCTGCCGGTCCTGCAGACCGTCGCGCAGCTGGTGGTGATCGTGCTCGTCCCCGTGCTGCTCGGGATGTGGGTGCGTGCCCGCTCGCCGCAGCTGGCTGCCCGCGCCGAGCGGGGCGTGTCGCTGTTCGGCGCCGTCGTCCTGGTCGTCCTGATCGTCGGTATCGCGATCGAGGTCGGCGACGAGGTGCCGAGCTTCCTGCGCCAGGCCGGCCCCGCCGTGATCCTGCTCAACGTCGCCGGGCTGGTGATCGGCGGGCTCATCGGCTGGGTCGCCGGCCTCCCCAAGCGCGACCGGATCACCATCGCGGTCGAGCTCGGCGTCAAGAACGCCACGCTGGGGATCCTCGTGGCCGGCCTGTTGCGCCCCCTCGATCCGCTGTACGCGGCTCCGTCCGCGGTCTACGGCCTGCTGATGTACGTCTCGGCGGTCCTCGTGGTGCTCTACGGCCGTCGTGTCGCTCTCATGGAGGTTCCCGACCACCCCCGGTGATGTGCGGAGCGCACCCGGACGGGACCCGATCGGGCCCGCGTCGGCCATCGCGATGACACCTCCGCCAACTCCCCGTATCCTCTGCAGGTCCCGCGCGGGGCCGCCCAGGCGGCTCCGGGACACCTTGCACCGACCGAGCACCGCCCCGAGCACCATGAGACACGCTCGTGGCGGCCCGGCCGCGGGACCCGCCACGGGGGACCGGACGCCGCGTCGCGCTCCCGCGACGCGCCCACCCCCACGCGGTCACCTGCGCGCGCCGGGCCGACACCACGAGCCCACCCGGGACGAGACGGAAGCCCCCTTGACCGACGTCACCCCCACCTCCGAGCTGTTCGAGCGCGGTGCCTCGCGCGGGTACGTCCTGCTGAGCGAACTGCAGGACCTCTACGACCCGCTGACGCATCCCGACAACTGGGTCGAGGACACCGCGCAGGCTGCGCGCGACCTCGGCATGCAGGTCCTCGACGACCTCGTCGAGGACGCCGACCGTCCCGAGGCCCAGCCGCTGTCGGCCTCGTCGGACTCGGTGCGCCAGTACCTCAACGAGATCGGGCGCACCGACCTGCTCACTCCCGAGCAGGAGGTCGACCTCGCCAAGCGGTACCAGGCGGGCCTCGCGGCCGACGCCATCCTGGCGTCGGGGGTCAAGCTCACGCCTCGGCGCAAGGTGCAGCTGCGGATGGTCGGTCGGGGTGGGGAACGCTCCAAGGACCACATGATCCGCGCCAACCTGCGCCTCGTGGTCTCGGTGGCCCGCAAGTTCCGCGGACGCGGGGTGGACCTGCTCTCGCTGATCCAGGAGGGCAACCTCGGGCTCATCCGAGGGGTCGAGAAGTTCGACCACACCAAGGGCTACAAGTTCTCGACCTACGCGACCTGGTGGATCCGCCAGGCGCTCCAGCGTGGCCTGGCCAACACCGGCCGCACCGTGCGCCTGCCCGTCCACGTCCACGAGCTGATGGGCAAGGTCCGGTACGCGGAGTTCGCGCTGCTCCAGCAGCTCGGCCGCGAACCCACCGAGCACGAGATCGCCGCGGAGCTCGGTCTGCCGGTCGAGCGCCTGCGCGAGGTCAAGCTCGCCGCCCAGGACGTCGCCTCGCTCGACAAGCCGATCGGCGAGGACGGCGACGCCACCATGGGCGAACTCGTCGCCGACGAGGACGCGATCGACCCCGAGTCCTCCGCGACGGCCGTGCTGGCCAAGCGTGAGGTCGAGCGAGCCCTCGCCGCCCTCACCGACCGCGAGCGCACCGTCCTGATGCTGCGCTACGGGCTGATGGACGGCGAGGAGCACACCCTCGAGGACATCGGTGCCCAGTTCGGGCTGACCCGCGAGCGCATACGGCAGATCGAGAAGAAGACCCTCACCAAGCTGCGTCACCCCTCGCGCGGGTTCCAGCTCCGAGGTCTGCTCGACAGCGTCGATGCGCCGAGCTGACGGGCACGGTGCCGCCACCTGGAGCTGACCGCCTGAGGCGCGGGCTGGTCGTCGGGCTCGTGCTGCTGCTCGGGTGCACGGGCGACCCGGGTTCCGACGGGTCGTCGCCCGTGGCGGCGGACGAGTCCATCGCGGCCTCCCCTGCGCCCGAACCCCGGTCACCGGAGCCGGATCCGGATCCGGAGCCGGAGCCGGAGCCGGAGCCGGAGCCGCCACCCCCACCCGCCTCGCGGCCGGCGCTCGAGGCATCGCTCGACGCCGTCGTCGCTGCCGCGGTCGCCGCCGCCCCCCGCCTCGAGCTCGGCGTGCTCGTCCTCGACGAGTTCGGCCGCGAGGTCGTCAGCCACGAGCCGGACCGGCCGCTCATGCCCGCGTCCACCGCCAAGCAGGTCACCGCCGCGGCAGCGCTCACCACCCTCGGACCCGACGCCCGCCTGCCGACCGTCGTGGATGCGACCGACGGCATCGACGGCACCGGACGCCTCGACGGCGACCTGATCGTCATCGGCTCGGGCGACCCGACGCTCGTCACCGACGAGTACGCCCGCTACATCTACCCGGCGCGGCCGCGGACGCCGCTGTCGTCGTTGGCGGACCAGCTGGTGGCTGCGGGGCTCCGCCACGTCACCGGCGACGTTCGGGGGACCGCGCCGGCGTTCGCCGCCGCATCGCTGCCGACCGGGTGGCGCGACAACTACCTCAGCAGCCTCGACGGTCGCTACGGGGCCGGACTCACCGTCGACGGGGGGCTGCGGACGATCATCGCGCTGCCCGACCTCCCCGACGAGGAGGACGAGGGGGACGAGGCGGACGGTGGTGTCGATGCCGGCTCGGGGGCAGGCACGGACGCCGAGCCCCGGACCGTCGAGGACGACGACGACCTGGACGAGCGACCCGTCAGCATCCTCGACCAGCTCGCCGCGCTCGACACCGATCTGCCACCCATCGTGCGCGTCTCCCTCGCCGAGGACCCGGTGCTGCACACCGCTGCCGAGCTGACGCGCCTGCTCGTGGAGCGTGGTGTGGTCGTGGACGGGGTGCCGACCGTGGCCCCGCCCGAGTCGCCGGTGGTGGCCCGGCTCGCGGTGGTCGCCTCGCCGCCGATGGACGAGATCCTGCGCTTCACCGTGCAGCGCAGCGACAACCACCTCGCGGACGCACTGGCGCTCACCGTTGCTCGTGCTCGGACGGGCGAGGGCAGCTGGACGGCCGCCGACCGCGCGTTCGGCCAGGTCCTGACGCGCTTCGAGGTGTCCACCGACGGGGTGGTGTTCGCCGACGGGTCGGGGCTGTCGCGCGACGATCGGTTGACGGCGCGGGCCCTGACCGAGCTCGATCGGCGGGTCACCGGCGATCCCCGGTTCGGCGGGACCTGGCGGTCCCTCCAGGCGGTCGCCGGCCGATCCGGGACGCTCCAGCGTCGCTTCGTCGGCACCCCCGCCGAGGGCCGCCTCCTGGGCAAGACCGGCACCCTGCGGGACGTCTCCGCCTTCAGCGGGCAGATCATCGGCCGGGACGCTGACGCGGCCGGACCCGCGCCACCGGGGGAGCGGCGCTATCACCTGACCATCATCGGCAACGCGACGGACACGGCCGCCGGGGTGACCCGTGCGGTCGTCGACGAGGTCACCCTCGCGCTCGTCGCCGACCTCGATGGCTGCCAGGTGGTCCCGGCCGGCGCGGACGACGGCCCCCTGGGGCGGCCACCTTCCGCCGTCCGCTGCGCGAACTAGTTCTCCGGGGCCATCTTCAACATCACCTCCCGCGGCGCGTTGACCACGGAGCGTGAAGGCGTAGCGTCTGCGCGCGCCGGGGGGCTGACGCGCTCCTGCGCCGTCGCCCGCACCCGCGGGCAGGGATGGAACGACCGGGAGTCTGCCGCGTGTCACGTACCCGCACCCTGACCGCAGGTCTCGCCGTAGCTGCGCTGCTCTTGACCGCTGTTCCAGCGGGCGCTGCGACCGAGATCTTCGCCGCTGAGAGCTCGAGCGCCGGTGTCACCGTGTCGCTCGCCGGCAACGAGGTGCTGGAGGCCGCCGGGACCTACGCCGCGGTCGTGCCGGGTGAGGCGCTGGCCATCGCCATCCCCGCCGCCGTCGCGGGCACACCCATCGGTGACCGCGAAGCGGCCTCCGACGGTGACGCGGTGTTCGACCCGGAGGACGACGCCGACCGCTGCCTCGCGGCCGTCCCCCCGCCCCTCGATGCCGTCCTCGGCGCCCGAGTGGCGTGCGGTGACGCGTACGCCGAGGGCGGTGTGCCAGCTGCCGCTGCCACGGCAGGGGTCGGTCAGTTGAACCTGTTGGACCTCGACGCCGAGGATCTGGACGCGGTCCTCGACCTCATCGCGACGCTGCCGCTCGACGAGCTGCTCGCGGCCGTCGAGGAGGAGCTGCTGGCCGAGCTCCTGGTGGCGTTCGAGGACGTCCGTGCCGAGTGTGTGGATGCCCTCACCGCCCTTGGCTCCGTGCTCCTCGATGACCTCATCGCCGCGCTCGCGGACGCCTCGCCGGACGAGATCGCAGACATCCTGGCACCCCTCGGCGGCATCCTCGAGACGCTCGATGCCGAGCTGCCCACCGCCTGCGATGTCCTCCTCGACCTCGCGGAACTCCTGGTCGACGGTGACCTGATCGGTTCGATCACCGACGGCGACATCCTCGACGCGCTCGCGGGCGCCGAAGGTGTGCTCAGCATCACCCTCATCGAGACCGCCAGCGACGCCGTCCGTGACGGCGACGACGTCCTCGCCGACGCCGGGCCCGCCGACGGCGGTGCCATCGCCATCGTCGTGGACATCCCCCTGCTGGACGAGCTCATCGCGGACCTGCTGGCCGATGTCCTCGGACCGGTCGTGGAAGCGATCGGCGAGCTGCTCGAGCCGGTCGCCGCCATCGTCGAGGACATCCCCGAGCTCGGACCCATCCTGGCCGACCTGCTGACCAGCGGATCCCTCGGTGCGCTGCTCGAGGGGCCGCTGCTGGCGATCGGGATCGCACCCGGGGAGGCGTTCGCCGAGGGTGACCTCAGCACGGGCGAGACCGACGGCGAGTCCTCGCCGTCGCTGGTCGAGCTCGGGGGGACCCTGTTCGAGCTGCCGATCCTCGCCGGCCTCGACGATGCCATCAACGAGCTGGCCGCCACGCTCGACAGCACGCTCCTCGCGGCGCTGCGCGACTCGCCACTGGCCGACATCGTGGCGATCGAGCTGCTGCCCGGGTCGGTCGAGGACGCCGAGATCGGCGAGCTCGCCGGCACCCTGGCGACCTCGGGCACGGCTTCGGTCGAGGTGCTCGGGGCGCTCGCGGACGCCGCCGACGGGCCGCTGCTGGCCGTCGACGTCGCACCGGCCATGGCTGGCGTCGGCCTCGGGGTCATCGACACCACGGACCCGGTCACGCCGCCCCCGGTCGTGCCCCCCGGACCGGACCCGGTGACGCCGACACCTGCCCCGGCTCCGCTGCCGGTGACCGGCGGGGGAGCGGCGTTGCTCGGCCTCGCGGCCCTGGGCGCGGCGGCGGCCCTGCGGCGTCGCGACTGAGCCACGCACCACCAGGACGCCCCGTGTGCGGTTCGCGCGCGGGGCGTCCTGGTGCCCGCCGGCCCCGGTTCGGGTGCGGGCCGTCCCGACGCCTACGGTGCGCGCGCCGGGTCGCGGTGCGCGAGCGACCACCCGAACAGGAGCGAGTGCATGGCGCGGTACGAGGCCGATCTGACCATCATCGGGGCTGGGCCCGCTGGGCTCTACGGCGCCTACTACGCCGGGTTCCGCGGTCTGAAGGTCGCCATCCTGGACTCGCTGCCCGAGCCGGGCGGTCAGGTCGCGGCGCTCTACCCCGAGAAGCTGATCTTCGATGTGGCCGGGTTCCCCGCGGTCAAGGGCCAGGACCTGATCGAGCGGTGCGTCGCGCAGGCCGCGCCCTACGACCCGACCTACCTGCTCGGACACCGGGCCGAGACCCTCG
Protein-coding regions in this window:
- the dacB gene encoding D-alanyl-D-alanine carboxypeptidase/D-alanyl-D-alanine endopeptidase, whose protein sequence is MLLLGCTGDPGSDGSSPVAADESIAASPAPEPRSPEPDPDPEPEPEPEPEPPPPPASRPALEASLDAVVAAAVAAAPRLELGVLVLDEFGREVVSHEPDRPLMPASTAKQVTAAAALTTLGPDARLPTVVDATDGIDGTGRLDGDLIVIGSGDPTLVTDEYARYIYPARPRTPLSSLADQLVAAGLRHVTGDVRGTAPAFAAASLPTGWRDNYLSSLDGRYGAGLTVDGGLRTIIALPDLPDEEDEGDEADGGVDAGSGAGTDAEPRTVEDDDDLDERPVSILDQLAALDTDLPPIVRVSLAEDPVLHTAAELTRLLVERGVVVDGVPTVAPPESPVVARLAVVASPPMDEILRFTVQRSDNHLADALALTVARARTGEGSWTAADRAFGQVLTRFEVSTDGVVFADGSGLSRDDRLTARALTELDRRVTGDPRFGGTWRSLQAVAGRSGTLQRRFVGTPAEGRLLGKTGTLRDVSAFSGQIIGRDADAAGPAPPGERRYHLTIIGNATDTAAGVTRAVVDEVTLALVADLDGCQVVPAGADDGPLGRPPSAVRCAN